The Microbacterium paraoxydans genome includes a window with the following:
- a CDS encoding FMN-binding negative transcriptional regulator, with protein MRHTPRYLMTDPDEVKRLIRAHPWATFVSPTSAGLVASHYPVLLDEDEDQDDIVLVSHFGRPDDELHELGRHEILVIIQGPHDYVSSSLYAPGDLVPTWNHVTAHLSGTPEILTAEENYAMLTRLTDHFEGGQPHGRSLAEDEPGTRRAAKGTVGLRLRVTRFDARAKLSQNKAPEVRERIAARFDAVHPALAAEMRRV; from the coding sequence ATGCGTCACACCCCCCGCTACCTCATGACCGACCCCGACGAGGTGAAGCGCCTCATCCGCGCCCACCCGTGGGCGACGTTCGTCTCGCCGACCTCCGCCGGCCTCGTCGCCTCGCACTACCCGGTACTGCTCGACGAGGACGAGGACCAGGACGACATCGTGCTCGTGAGCCACTTCGGGCGTCCGGACGACGAGCTGCACGAGCTCGGTCGCCACGAGATCCTGGTGATCATCCAGGGGCCGCACGACTACGTGTCCTCGAGCCTCTACGCACCCGGGGACCTCGTGCCGACCTGGAACCATGTCACCGCGCACCTGTCCGGCACCCCGGAGATCCTCACCGCGGAGGAGAACTACGCCATGCTCACGCGGCTCACCGACCACTTCGAGGGTGGGCAGCCGCACGGGCGGAGCCTCGCGGAGGACGAGCCCGGCACCCGACGAGCCGCGAAGGGCACGGTGGGCCTGCGGCTCCGGGTGACCCGGTTCGACGCGCGCGCCAAGCTCAGCCAGAACAAGGCCCCCGAGGTGCGGGAGCGCATCGCCGCCCGGTTCGACGCGGTCCACCCCGCCCTGGCCGCCGAGATGCGTCGCGTCTGA
- a CDS encoding SLC13 family permease: MRIGVGTGIVAGLVVVALVCVLTGFLPPTDAGALGERIAPVLGFVVAITIVAELARDAAVFDVVSQRLARWGRGRVVVLWALVVVLAVVSTVFLSLDTTAVIVTPVVVVLAQSIGVSPLPFALATVWLANTASLALPVSNLTNLLAAPAMGEGPGAFIALSWAPTLVGILVPVAILTVLHRRTVFGTYETPEPRRPADPTLFWSATGILVVLMPLLALTPDVWIPATVAALALIALFAVRRRHALRLSLVPWQALALAASLFVLVETAHAQGLLDFLTSPTADGDSLGDLFRLAALGAVSANAINNLPAYLVLEPAAGDPVALMALLIGVNLGPLITPWASLATLLWHHRVTALGVEIRWGRFALWGAVAAVPTVALATLVL, encoded by the coding sequence ATGCGGATCGGCGTCGGGACGGGGATCGTCGCCGGGCTCGTGGTGGTCGCGCTCGTGTGCGTGCTCACCGGGTTCCTTCCGCCCACGGACGCCGGTGCGCTCGGGGAGCGGATCGCGCCCGTGCTGGGGTTCGTCGTCGCGATCACGATCGTCGCCGAGCTCGCCCGTGATGCGGCGGTGTTCGACGTCGTCTCGCAGCGCCTCGCGCGGTGGGGTCGTGGCCGCGTGGTCGTGCTGTGGGCGCTGGTGGTCGTGCTCGCCGTGGTGAGCACCGTGTTCCTCTCGCTCGACACGACCGCCGTGATCGTCACCCCGGTCGTCGTCGTGCTGGCGCAGAGCATCGGCGTCTCCCCGCTGCCGTTCGCCCTGGCCACCGTCTGGCTCGCCAACACCGCGTCGCTCGCGCTGCCGGTCTCGAACCTCACCAACCTGCTCGCCGCGCCCGCGATGGGGGAAGGCCCCGGGGCGTTCATCGCCCTGAGCTGGGCGCCCACGCTCGTGGGGATCCTGGTGCCCGTCGCGATCCTCACGGTCCTGCATCGGCGCACGGTCTTCGGCACGTACGAGACGCCCGAGCCTCGTCGACCCGCCGATCCGACGCTGTTCTGGAGCGCCACCGGCATCCTCGTCGTGCTGATGCCGCTGCTCGCGCTGACCCCCGACGTGTGGATCCCCGCCACGGTCGCGGCTCTCGCGTTGATCGCGCTGTTCGCCGTCCGTCGTCGCCACGCCCTGCGACTGTCGCTCGTCCCGTGGCAGGCGCTCGCGCTCGCCGCGTCGTTGTTCGTCCTGGTCGAGACCGCGCACGCGCAGGGACTGCTCGACTTCCTGACGTCACCGACCGCGGACGGCGACTCTCTCGGCGACCTGTTCCGGCTCGCGGCGCTCGGGGCTGTGAGCGCGAACGCGATCAACAACCTCCCGGCCTACCTCGTGCTCGAACCCGCCGCAGGGGACCCGGTCGCCCTGATGGCGTTGCTGATCGGCGTGAACCTGGGTCCGCTCATCACGCCGTGGGCCTCGCTCGCGACACTCCTCTGGCACCATCGCGTGACGGCGCTCGGGGTCGAGATCCGCTGGGGTCGCTTCGCGCTCTGGGGGGCCGTCGCCGCGGTGCCCACCGTCGCCCTCGCCACCCTCGTCCTCTGA
- a CDS encoding DMT family transporter encodes MKEHSSVIRPNGTLLSRAAGPGWGLLGVVAFSFTLPFTRIALGGGLSPLFIGSARAVVAAVLAAVVLLVTRQQAPSPVQWARLAVVALGVVAGFPLLTSFAMTTTPASHGAVVIGLLPAATAVAVVLRTRERPSASFWVFALLGSAAALVFATVQNGTPGALRPADLQLFGAVIAAAVGYAEGGLLARELGAWQTISWALVLAAPIMLAVAVAAGVAAPPIASPTAWLAFAYLAAVSMFLGFFAWYRGLAIGPMAQVSQIQLVQPVMGITWAAFLFHEDVGGATVLGGLAVVVCAGLAVRTRSSSPTPTPTPTRQEAPCVTPPATS; translated from the coding sequence ATGAAAGAACACAGTAGCGTTATCCGTCCGAACGGAACACTGCTATCCCGCGCCGCCGGTCCCGGTTGGGGGCTCCTGGGCGTCGTCGCCTTCTCGTTCACGCTCCCGTTCACGCGGATCGCGCTCGGCGGCGGACTCTCGCCGCTGTTCATCGGCTCCGCGCGCGCGGTCGTCGCCGCCGTGCTCGCCGCGGTCGTCCTCCTCGTCACGCGGCAGCAGGCGCCGAGCCCAGTCCAGTGGGCCCGCCTGGCGGTCGTCGCGCTCGGTGTGGTCGCGGGCTTCCCGTTGCTGACGTCGTTCGCGATGACCACGACGCCGGCGAGTCACGGGGCGGTCGTGATCGGCCTCCTCCCCGCCGCGACCGCCGTGGCCGTCGTGCTGCGCACCCGCGAGCGCCCGTCCGCCTCGTTCTGGGTGTTCGCACTTCTCGGGTCCGCGGCGGCCCTCGTCTTCGCGACGGTGCAGAACGGCACGCCCGGCGCCCTCCGCCCCGCCGACCTCCAGCTGTTCGGCGCCGTCATCGCGGCGGCCGTCGGTTACGCGGAGGGCGGCCTGCTCGCGCGCGAGCTCGGCGCCTGGCAGACGATCTCCTGGGCCCTGGTGCTCGCAGCTCCCATCATGCTCGCGGTGGCCGTGGCCGCCGGGGTCGCCGCCCCGCCCATCGCCAGCCCGACCGCGTGGCTCGCATTCGCCTACCTGGCCGCGGTCAGCATGTTCCTCGGATTCTTCGCCTGGTACCGCGGCCTCGCCATCGGCCCGATGGCGCAGGTGAGTCAGATCCAGCTCGTCCAGCCCGTCATGGGCATCACCTGGGCCGCCTTCCTCTTCCACGAGGACGTCGGTGGGGCCACGGTGCTCGGCGGGCTCGCCGTCGTCGTGTGCGCCGGGCTCGCCGTCCGCACCCGCAGCTCTTCTCCCACCCCCACCCCCACCCCCACTCGACAGGAGGCGCCATGCGTCACACCCCCCGCTACCTCATGA
- a CDS encoding potassium-transporting ATPase subunit F: MIVFEILAAVLAVAAVVYLVVALVAPERF; this comes from the coding sequence ATGATCGTCTTCGAGATCCTCGCCGCGGTCCTCGCCGTCGCCGCGGTCGTCTACCTGGTCGTGGCGCTCGTCGCCCCGGAGCGCTTCTGA